A window from Zingiber officinale cultivar Zhangliang chromosome 7A, Zo_v1.1, whole genome shotgun sequence encodes these proteins:
- the LOC122001725 gene encoding cytochrome P450 78A5-like, with protein sequence MTSPGMDAASVFLFFTPTALSPILAVALIAFSVLLMFPGGLAWALAKTHGRSDIPGPPGVIASAFCGPCAHRELRSLARSFKAVDLMAFSVGFTRFVVSSHPDTAKDILCSSAFADRPIKESAYELLFHRAMGFAPFGDYWKTLRRISSTYLFSPRRIASSGEQRRAIGKKMVADIHVRMKKHGGVEMRQVLHFGSLNNVMMSVFGKSYDDFGEGGGFELESLVKEGYALLSVFNWSDYFPFLRLLDLQGVRRRCRRLVKRVDAFVGQLIEQHRNNRTNGKAMDDAGDFVDVLLGLEAEEKLSEADMVAVLWEMIFRGTDTVAILLEWILARMVLHPDIQSKAHREIDSVVGKSRPVGDADIARLPYLQSIIKESLRMHPPGPLLSWARLATHDVQVGPHIVPAGTTAMVNMWAIAHDESIWENPQEFRPERFAEEDVSVLGSDLRLAPFGAGRRVCPGKAMGLATVHLWLALLLQNFEFAPAADPDHAVDLSERLKMSLEMEKPLVCAAVSRT encoded by the exons ATGACGAGCCCTGGAATGGACGCTGCTTCCGTCTTCCTCTTCTTCACCCCAACAGCCCTCTCTCCCATCCTCGCAGTCGCTCTCATTGCCTTCTCCGTCCTCCTGATGTTTCCCGGTGGCCTCGCCTGGGCCCTGGCCAAGACCCACGGCCGCTCTGACATCCCCGGTCCGCCCGGCGTCATCGCCTCTGCTTTCTGCGGCCCATGTGCTCACAGGGAGCTCCGGTCCCTCGCTCGATCCTTCAAAGCTGTCGACTTGATGGCCTTCTCCGTCGGCTTCACTCGTTTTGTCGTGTCGAGTCACCCTGACACGGCGAAGGACATCCTCTGCAGCTCCGCCTTCGCCGATCGCCCCATCAAAGAGTCAGCCTACGAGCTCCTCTTCCACCGTGCAATGGGTTTCGCCCCCTTTGGAGACTACTGGAAGACACTCCGCCGCATTTCTTCTACCTACCTATTCAGCCCTCGCCGGATCGCCTCTTCCGGCGAGCAGAGAAGAGCAATCGGGAAGAAAATGGTAGCGGACATCCACGTCCGCATGAAGAAACACGGCGGGGTGGAGATGCGGCAAGTCCTGCACTTTGGATCACTGAACAATGTGATGATGAGCGTGTTCGGCAAGAGCTACGACGACTTCGGCGAGGGCGGGGGATTCGAGCTGGAGTCACTGGTGAAGGAAGGCTACGCTCTCCTCAGCGTGTTCAATTGGTCCGACTACTTCCCTTTTCTGCGCTTGCTCGACCTGCAAGGCGTGAGGAGGAGGTGCCGGCGTCTGGTGAAGAGGGTGGACGCCTTCGTGGGTCAACTCATAGAACAGCACAGAAACAACAGAACTAACGGGAAAGCGATGGACGATGCAGGAGACTTTGTGGACGTTCTGCTCGGTTTAGAAGCAGAGGAGAAGCTTTCGGAGGCCGACATGGTCGCTGTTCTCTGG GAAATGATCTTTAGGGGAACGGATACAGTGGCCATCCTCTTGGAATGGATACTGGCCAGAATGGTGCTGCATCCCGACATTCAATCCAAGGCGCACCGAGAAATCGACTCCGTCGTCGGAAAATCCCGCCCCGTCGGCGACGCCGACATCGCTCGCCTTCCTTACCTCCAATCCATCATCAAAGAATCCCTCAGAATGCACCCTCCGGGCCCCCTGCTCTCGTGGGCGCGCCTCGCCACCCACGACGTCCAAGTCGGGCCGCACATCGTCCCCGCCGGCACCACCGCGATGGTAAACATGTGGGCGATCGCGCACGACGAGTCAATATGGGAAAACCCTCAGGAGTTCCGTCCGGAGCGATTCGCGGAGGAGGACGTGAGCGTGCTGGGCTCCGACCTCCGGCTGGCGCCATTCGGCGCCGGCCGGAGGGTCTGCCCGGGCAAGGCCATGGGACTAGCCACCGTCCACCTCTGGCTCGCCCTCCTCCTGCAAAACTTCGAGTTCGCCCCCGCAGCCGACCCTGACCACGCCGTGGATCTCTCCGAACGCCTGAAGATGTCCCTGGAGATGGAGAAGCCGCTGGTCTGCGCGGCCGTCTCGAGGACCTGA